The Budorcas taxicolor isolate Tak-1 chromosome 20, Takin1.1, whole genome shotgun sequence genome window below encodes:
- the PDCD6 gene encoding programmed cell death protein 6 isoform X1, which yields MAAYPYRPGPGAGPAGGAALPDQSFLWNVFQRVDKDRSGVISDNELQQALSNGTWTPFNPVTVRSIISMFDRENKAGVNFSEFTGVWKYITDWQNVFRTYDRDNSGMIDKSELKQALSGFGYRLSDQFHDILIRKFDRQGRGQIAFDDFIQGCIVLQRLTDIFRRYDTDQDGWIQVSYEQYLSMVFSIV from the exons ATGGCCGCCTACCCGTACCGCCCGGGCCCCGGCGCCGGCCCTGCCGGGGGCGCCGCGCTGCCGGACCAGAGCTTCCTGTGGAACGTCTTCCAGAG GGTTGATAAGGACAGGAGTGGTGTGATATCTGACAACGAGCTTCAGCAAGCCCTGTCCAATG GCACCTGGACGCCATTTAACCCAGTGACTGTCCGATCGATCATAT CCATGTTTGACAGAGAGAACAAGGCCGGCGTGAACTTCAGTGAGTTCACTGGCGTCTGGAAGTACATCACGGACTGGCAGAACGTCTTCCGTACATACGACAGGGACAACTCGGGCATGATCGACAAGAGTGAGCTCAAGCAAGCCCTCTCAGGTTTCG GGTACCGGCTCTCTGATCAGTTTCACGACATTCTCATTCGGAAGTTCGACCGACAAGGCCGGGGGCAGATCGCCTTTGACGACTTCATCCAGGGCTGCATCGTGCTGCAG AGGTTGACAGATATATTCAGACGCTACGATACAGACCAGGACGGCTGGATCCAGGTGTCATATGAACAGTATCTGTCCATGGTCTTCAGCATCGTATGA
- the PDCD6 gene encoding programmed cell death protein 6 isoform X2 — translation MAAYPYRPGPGAGPAGGAALPDQSFLWNVFQRVDKDRSGVISDNELQQALSNGTWTPFNPVTVRSIISMFDRENKAGVNFSEFTGVWKYITDWQNVFRTYDRDNSGMIDKSELKQALSGYRLSDQFHDILIRKFDRQGRGQIAFDDFIQGCIVLQRLTDIFRRYDTDQDGWIQVSYEQYLSMVFSIV, via the exons ATGGCCGCCTACCCGTACCGCCCGGGCCCCGGCGCCGGCCCTGCCGGGGGCGCCGCGCTGCCGGACCAGAGCTTCCTGTGGAACGTCTTCCAGAG GGTTGATAAGGACAGGAGTGGTGTGATATCTGACAACGAGCTTCAGCAAGCCCTGTCCAATG GCACCTGGACGCCATTTAACCCAGTGACTGTCCGATCGATCATAT CCATGTTTGACAGAGAGAACAAGGCCGGCGTGAACTTCAGTGAGTTCACTGGCGTCTGGAAGTACATCACGGACTGGCAGAACGTCTTCCGTACATACGACAGGGACAACTCGGGCATGATCGACAAGAGTGAGCTCAAGCAAGCCCTCTCAG GGTACCGGCTCTCTGATCAGTTTCACGACATTCTCATTCGGAAGTTCGACCGACAAGGCCGGGGGCAGATCGCCTTTGACGACTTCATCCAGGGCTGCATCGTGCTGCAG AGGTTGACAGATATATTCAGACGCTACGATACAGACCAGGACGGCTGGATCCAGGTGTCATATGAACAGTATCTGTCCATGGTCTTCAGCATCGTATGA